A region of Mesorhizobium sp. M3A.F.Ca.ET.080.04.2.1 DNA encodes the following proteins:
- a CDS encoding tyrosine-type recombinase/integrase — MALENWTLHDLRRTLATNLGRRQVLPHVIEHILNHKAASLTDIGEIYNLYSKVKEKREVLQMWSNHIEWLIKQAADDALAA; from the coding sequence GTGGCTTTGGAGAACTGGACCCTTCACGATCTGCGCAGGACGCTCGCGACAAATCTCGGCAGGCGGCAGGTATTGCCACACGTCATCGAGCACATACTGAATCACAAGGCGGCGTCCTTGACAGACATTGGCGAAATCTACAATCTCTATAGCAAAGTCAAGGAGAAGCGCGAGGTGTTGCAGATGTGGTCAAATCACATCGAATGGCTGATCAAGCAGGCTGCGGATGACGCTCTGGCGGCGTAG
- a CDS encoding HipA domain-containing protein, whose amino-acid sequence MSSKVPKYDEAYVWVWLPGETAPVVAGRLYAHDGLVSFNYGRSFRELGSAIPLYLPELPLKAGELPLLPGLTMPGCIRDAAPDAWGRRVILNRKFGVKGDEIARLDISELTFLLESGSDRIGALDFQFSPMHYEPRALANATLEELVQSAERVEKGIPLTPELDQALHHGSSIGGARPKALIEGDAVKHVAKFSSSADLYSVVKGEFIAMRLAALCGIRAASVSLVRAAGNDVLLVERFDRIKVTGGWQRKSMVSALTMLALDEMMARYASYQDLAEIIRHRFTAPSETLRELFSRIVFNILCGNTDDHARNHAAFWDGAKLTLTPAYDICPQARSGQEASQAMLISGNNRMSRIASCLEAAHHFLLSAPEALAIVEGQLRCIAENWPRVSEEATLSGTDRNLFWGRQFLNPYAFTALEGSADVLRALADELRNSVHA is encoded by the coding sequence ATGAGTTCTAAGGTCCCCAAGTACGACGAAGCCTATGTCTGGGTCTGGCTGCCGGGCGAGACCGCGCCGGTTGTCGCCGGGCGGCTATATGCCCATGACGGACTCGTCAGCTTCAACTATGGCAGGAGCTTTCGTGAACTGGGAAGCGCGATCCCGCTTTATCTCCCGGAACTGCCCCTGAAGGCAGGCGAATTGCCTTTGCTTCCTGGCCTAACCATGCCGGGATGCATCCGCGATGCTGCCCCTGATGCCTGGGGACGACGGGTTATCCTAAACCGCAAATTCGGTGTGAAGGGCGATGAAATCGCGCGGCTCGATATTTCAGAACTGACGTTCTTGCTGGAATCAGGCTCGGACCGCATCGGCGCGCTCGATTTTCAGTTTTCGCCAATGCATTACGAGCCGCGCGCACTGGCCAATGCCACTCTCGAAGAGCTTGTCCAATCGGCGGAGCGGGTAGAGAAAGGTATTCCGCTCACCCCCGAATTAGATCAGGCGCTGCATCACGGCAGCTCGATCGGCGGCGCAAGGCCAAAGGCGCTGATCGAGGGTGACGCCGTCAAGCATGTCGCGAAATTTTCCTCGTCTGCCGACCTTTACAGCGTCGTCAAAGGAGAATTCATAGCCATGCGGCTTGCCGCCTTGTGCGGCATCAGAGCGGCATCCGTCTCGCTCGTTCGCGCCGCAGGCAACGACGTGTTGCTCGTCGAGCGATTCGACCGGATCAAGGTCACGGGCGGCTGGCAACGCAAATCCATGGTCTCAGCGCTGACGATGCTCGCGCTCGATGAGATGATGGCGCGTTACGCCAGCTACCAGGATTTGGCGGAGATCATTCGCCACCGATTCACCGCGCCGTCGGAAACTCTGCGCGAGTTGTTCAGCCGCATTGTCTTCAACATACTTTGCGGCAACACCGACGATCATGCCCGCAACCATGCGGCATTCTGGGACGGCGCTAAGCTCACCCTCACGCCTGCGTACGATATTTGTCCGCAGGCCCGCAGTGGCCAGGAGGCCAGCCAGGCCATGCTCATCAGCGGCAATAACCGCATGAGCCGGATAGCGTCCTGCCTTGAAGCGGCGCATCACTTCCTGCTCAGCGCGCCGGAAGCTCTTGCGATTGTTGAAGGCCAGCTCCGATGCATTGCGGAGAATTGGCCGCGTGTCAGCGAGGAAGCTACGCTATCCGGCACAGATCGCAATCTGTTCTGGGGCCGACAGTTCCTCAATCCCTACGCTTTTACGGCGCTGGAAGGAAGCGCCGACGTTCTCCGCGCTCTGGCTGACGAACTACGCAACAGTGTTCACGCCTGA
- a CDS encoding transposase gives MIRHERDYQHIVRLRQPDEIDDTLTDVLRSGARKLLAHAIEMEAEAYAKAVDCLTKDHIASLALYDFPAQHWDHLRTSNPIESVFATVRYRTVRTKGSLSSKTAQLMVFKLLAAARKWRRLKGQNQLPKLIAGARFLDGIQVIETKPQSAA, from the coding sequence GTGATACGCCATGAACGAGACTATCAACACATTGTTCGCCTTCGTCAGCCCGACGAAATCGATGATACCCTGACGGATGTACTTCGCAGCGGCGCGCGCAAATTGCTTGCGCATGCGATCGAGATGGAGGCCGAGGCGTATGCCAAGGCGGTCGACTGCCTGACGAAAGATCATATTGCGTCGCTGGCGCTCTACGATTTCCCCGCCCAACACTGGGATCATCTGCGAACGTCCAATCCCATCGAAAGCGTCTTTGCAACCGTTCGCTATCGCACGGTGCGTACCAAGGGCTCGCTATCCTCGAAAACCGCCCAGCTGATGGTCTTCAAGCTGTTGGCCGCGGCCAGGAAGTGGCGACGATTGAAAGGACAAAATCAGTTGCCGAAACTCATCGCAGGTGCCAGGTTCCTGGACGGAATCCAGGTCATCGAAACGAAGCCGCAGAGCGCCGCTTGA